GAGAGCAATCATCTCTAGCAATTTGCTTAGAGTTGATGGACATGTCTCGTGACAAAATCATGGACTCCATGATGGCACTTGGGAAGTTGAGTGCTTCGAATTCGATTTATTTTGATGCTCATACATGGCTTAGTGCTGTGCTCACAAACCATAACACTTGTATGGATGAACTTCATGATGGTCAAGCCCAATCCATTATGAAGCCCATTCTCAAAGACTTAATGTCTAGAGCAAGTGCTTCTTTGGCCTTAATGGTTACATTAGCACCAAAAAACTTGTACCATGATGACCTTAGAGTGCCTATACAAGGAGATTTTCCTTCATGGGTTAGTCCAGCAGATAGGGAGATTTTGGAAGCTAATTCGGAATTAGCGAAAATCAATGCTAATGTGGTGGTGGCAAAGGATGGTAGTGGTAAATATAAGACTCTTAATGAAGCTATTGCATCAGCACCAATTAATAGCAATAGTCGATATGTTATACACATCAAGAAAGGATGGTACAAGGAGAATGTTGTGATAGCTTCAAATAAGAAAAATATAATGCTTCTCGGTGATGGAAGGGAAGATACTGTTATAACTGGCAACTTGAATTATGCTGCTGGAACGGGAACCTTTAATACGCCAACCGTTGGTAAAATTTACTTATTTCCTCTTCGCCCTTGGTTTTAGAGTTTAACTTCCCCAACTTGCACTATCCTGTCATTTAAAAGATAAATATAACTAACTGTTCAAAATATGATAAGATTGTGACTTGGAAAATAAATCAAATAGCTTGTTAAAAGTAGTAAGTAATATGTATATACGTACACGGACCATGTAATTTTTTTGACAGTAATTATTTTAACACGTCTCACTTTTTACCAGCTAATAAATCAGAGGAGTTGTCGAATTTTTTATGAACCAAAACGGGTTGTTCGCATCACAACTTGCGAACTGTTAGTTCTTTTAACTGACGCCTCATCatgtatttttaaaaaatttgcacACTAACCTCATTATAGGTGTAAATGTTAATGCATATAATGAGACATTAAATTATAATAAAagtttatatattatatttaggCTAGACTTTCCTCCATTGGTTATTTCTTTCATTAattaagtaggcatttggccatagaAATCAAATTTGCTTTTcacactttatttgaaattttaaagtTGGAATAGTTTtttgttatagtttttgcaactattatttggttgtttgaatgtgcTCTTTCTCaaaaatatgaaatatgatttataccCCAATTTCTAAAAACTTGCAAAATCGCCCGACTTGACTGACTTACCCAAATTTGTCATCCTTATTATTTTCTTTCTCTATCCGAACCACATTCGTTAACTCTAATCCTTATTATTTTATGCACATTCTTTAACTtcaatgcttttttttttaaaacgacaACTCCGAAAGTTTTTTTTCTATGAAGTTTAGAATATTGGGTAATGGGTAGTAGATCATGCAACAATTTGGTGGCTGATATAAATGAGGAcgtttttataaaaataaaaaaatttaggatcaaatttgaaaagaaaaaataatgtaATGGTCCAaaactgaaagtgaaaaaaatgaaaacaggGTCTTAGGTGTTTTTTGAAATTCCACATACAACTTCAATTTGTATATTGAATTTTCATAACCAAATAGCtgaatttcaaataaagtgaaaaacatttttagaaaaaaagtgaataattctggaggccaaacgggtcctaaaaTCAACCTAAATTGAATTGTGCCTAGAAAAACAAATAGATATGTTTGTCTTTTAGAAGCAGAGAGGCGTAGAAGTTGAAATATTGTTAAAGCTTCAAAGAGATTAGTAGATGGTATCAACGAAGTGGATGGttgttaaacaaaaaaaaaaaaaaaaaatttgcagtTCGCACGAGGCTTTGCGAActacatcatttttttttttaacaacaatTATGTTTTGGGGTTCACAGGATAACCAGTGAACTATTATAATCTTTTTTCTTAAAGTTTATAGCAAACGAACGACGAGGAGGCGTCTGTTAAAAAAGCTAACAGTTTGCAATACAAGGTGCAAACAACCCGCTTTGGTGCATAAAAAATTTATCAACCCCTTTTGAATTATTACCTTATAAAATGTGCTCCGGACTCTTTCATAATATGTAACATGTCATTTTCTAGGTTACCATCCAACTTTTAATGAATGGTTACTTGCCATCTATTTAAGAAAAGTGTTATCCTCTATTTCATTTTATATAATCTGTTTgactaaattttaaaaaaagggtTGGAATTTGTAGTATTAAATAAGTCTTCACATTTCTGCAGTTATAAAATTATGACATTAAGGATAAGCTAGAAAGTTTATAATTAAACTAtgtctaaataaaataaaatgtaacggtctaaaaagaaagagtatacataaaatagaacaaatGATACACTTTTAGATAATTTTTACAGAAATCAAATCCAATGTTTATATTAAATGGATTGTGAATGAAAGTTAACAAGCTCTTGTTTGGATTTGTGATATGCAGCATGTAATGCTGATGGATTCATAGCACAAAATATCCGTTTCCAGAACTCGGCAGGTCCACAGGGGCACCAAGCCGTAGCACTTCGTGTTACAGGGGACAAATCCGTCATCAACCGCTGCAAAATAGATGCCTATCAAGACACGCTCTACGCCCACAACCAACGTCAATTCTACAAAGATTGTTACATAACTGGAACTGTCGATTTCATCTTTGGTAATATTAAAATATGCGACCAtctcaattcaattttttttttctttttcaaaaagcGCGTCTCTCACGTGTGCGGATATAATTCTTTTTAGGTAATGCTGCGGTCGTGTTTCAAAAGTGCAACATTGTTGCTAGGAAGCCAATGAAAGGACAGCAAAACATGCTAACAGCGCAAGGCAAGACAGATAAGAACCAAAACACTGGAACTTCAATTCAAAAGTGTTCAATAACGCCGAGCAAAGACTTAGCACCAGTTAAGGGATCTTTTAAGACATTCTTGGGCCGTCCGTGGAAGATTTACTCAACCACGGTATTCATGGAGTCATACATTGATAACCATATAGATCCAGCAGGGTGGGCCCCATGGGATGGTAATGTTGGATTGGACACATTGTACTATGGTGAGTACAAGAACAATGGACCAGGATCTGATACTAGCAAAAGGGTAACATGGAAAGGCTACCATGTTATTACTAAAGCTTCTGAGGCTATGAAATTTACAGTGTCACAGATGCTTCAAGGAGGGTCTTGGATTAAAGATGCTAGAGTGTCCTTCATACCTGGGCTTTAATTTAAACTAGTATCTTAATTCTGCCAAGCATGAACCCGTTTCGGTTAGCatgttaaataaataaatacatgTTTGGATGGAATGCAAAAAGTGATGATAATTCTGCCAAGAATGAACCCGTTTGGGTTAGCatgttaaataaataaaaatatgttTGGATGGAATGCAAAAAGT
Above is a genomic segment from Lycium barbarum isolate Lr01 chromosome 12, ASM1917538v2, whole genome shotgun sequence containing:
- the LOC132621275 gene encoding pectinesterase-like, with translation MATSSQPFLNTPKRKTFSFKSLYIFLALAAVVCSIAIVSIVYFHGSNNSFLSVKSPNICEHAVDQSSCLAIVSEVITPYSASAAKNKKVEILQMILHKTSSQIQETTTFIKNVRLRINDKREQSSLAICLELMDMSRDKIMDSMMALGKLSASNSIYFDAHTWLSAVLTNHNTCMDELHDGQAQSIMKPILKDLMSRASASLALMVTLAPKNLYHDDLRVPIQGDFPSWVSPADREILEANSELAKINANVVVAKDGSGKYKTLNEAIASAPINSNSRYVIHIKKGWYKENVVIASNKKNIMLLGDGREDTVITGNLNYAAGTGTFNTPTVACNADGFIAQNIRFQNSAGPQGHQAVALRVTGDKSVINRCKIDAYQDTLYAHNQRQFYKDCYITGTVDFIFGNAAVVFQKCNIVARKPMKGQQNMLTAQGKTDKNQNTGTSIQKCSITPSKDLAPVKGSFKTFLGRPWKIYSTTVFMESYIDNHIDPAGWAPWDGNVGLDTLYYGEYKNNGPGSDTSKRVTWKGYHVITKASEAMKFTVSQMLQGGSWIKDARVSFIPGL